One genomic region from Ovis canadensis isolate MfBH-ARS-UI-01 breed Bighorn chromosome 24, ARS-UI_OviCan_v2, whole genome shotgun sequence encodes:
- the CD19 gene encoding B-lymphocyte antigen CD19 isoform X1 translates to MPPPLLFLLLFLAPVGVRPEDPRLVEAKEGGNAVLPCLEASSAGPPEQLAWFRGSQSTTPFLVLTLGLPGLGIHVGPLGTLKEPQGTMLFLFNVSKHMGGFYLCQPDPPSEQGWQPGWTVSVQGSGKLFRWNASDLNDPSCDLGKGPRPTSGHPTKSQLHVWGKDHFKEISHTDRACAPPNSTLNQSDNRDLTVAPGSTLLLSCGASRTSLVRGSVSWIHKHPMKPEVKLLSLYVSEYAQLREMWVMGTLGGKVVLLLPEATARDADIYRCNHGNKTTQMQLKVTAQSVWHWLLETGAWKVPVVTLIYLIFCLTSLVGFLYLRRALILRRKRKRMTDPTRRFFKVTPPPGNGANSQYGNMLSLSMPHSGTGRALRWAAGLGAAAPSYGNPRSDVQEARAAGSRSPPGTGPEEEEGEAYEEPDSEEGSEFYENDSNLGQDQLSQDGSGYENPEDGSLAPQDEDSFSNGADSYENEDEELAPTVTRTTDLLSPHGSAWDPSREATSLGSQSYEDMRGILYAAPQLRFVRAQPGANHEEDADSYENMDNPDGPEPAWGGGARIGWSTR, encoded by the exons ATGCcacctcctctcctcttcctcctcctcttccttgccCCTGTGGGAGTCAGACCCGAGGATCCACGCCTAGTGGAGGCTAAAG agGGAGGCAACGCTGTGCTGCCATGCCTCGAAGCTTCCTCGGCTGGTCCCCCTGAACAACTGGCCTGGTTTCGGGGCTCCCAATCAACAACACCCTTCTTAGTGTTGACCCTAGGGTTACCAGGCCTGGGCATCCATGTGGGGCCTCTGGGCACCCTGAAGGAGCCCCAGGGAACCATGCTGTTCCTCTTCAATGTCTCCAAACATATGGGGGGCTTCTACCTGTGCCAGCCAGACCCGCCTTCTGAGCAGGGCTGGCAGCCCGGCTGGACGGTCAGCGTGCAGGGCAGCG GGAAACTGTTCCGGTGGAATGCTTCAGACCTCAATGACCCGAGCTGTGACCTGGGGAAGGGCCCCAGGCCCACTTCTGGTCACCCCACAAAGTCCCAGCTGCATGTGTGGGGCAAGGACCACTTTAAGGAGATCTCACACACAGACCGGGCCTGTGCTCCACCTAACAGCACATTGAACCAGAGTGACAACCGTG ACCTCACTGTGGCCCCGGGCTCCACGCTCTTGCTATCCTGTGGGGCCTCCCGTACCTCCCTGGTCAGAGGCTCCGTCTCCTGGATCCACAAGCATCCCATGAAGCCTGAGGTCAAATTGCTGAGCCTATATGTGAGCGAATATGCCCAGCTCAGAGAGATGTGGGTCATGGGCACCCTTGGGGGAAAGGTGGTTCTGTTACTGCCTGAAGCTACAGCTCGAGATGCTGACATCTATCGTTGTAACCACGGCAACAAGACCACCCAGATGCAGCTGAAGGTCACTGCCCAGTCAG TATGGCATTGGCTGCTGGAGACTGGTGCCTGGAAAGTCCCTGTTGTGACTTTAATTTATCTGATCTTctgcctgacttccctggtgggttttCTTTATCTTCGAAGAG CCCTGATcctgaggaggaaaagaaagcgAATGACAGATCCCACTAGAAG GTTCTTCAAAGTGACGCCTCCCCCGGGAAACGGGGCCAACAGCCAGTACGGAAACATGCTTTCCCTCTCCATGCCCCACTCTGGCACGG GACGCGCCCTGCGGTGGGCTGCGGGCCTCGGAGCCGCCGCGCCGTCCTATGGAAACCCGCGCAGCGACGTCCAGGAGGCCAGAGCCGCGGGGTCCCGGAGCCCGCCAGGAACTG GCCCggaagaagaggaaggggaggcCTACGAGGAGCCGGACAGTGAAGAGGGCTCCGAGTTTTACGAGAACGACTCCAACCTTGGGCAGGACCAACTCTCCCAAG ATGGCAGCGGCTATGAGAACCCTGAGGACGGGAGTTTGGCTCCTCAGGATGAAGACTCCTTCTCTAACG GAGCTGATTCTTATGAGAATGAAGATGAAGAACTGGCCCCGACTGTCACCAGGACAACAG acttGCTGAGCCCCCATGGATCAGCCTGGGACCCCAGCAGGGAGGCAACCTCCCTCG GGTCCCAATCCTATGAGGATATGAGAGGGATCTTATATGCAGCTCCCCAGCTCCGCTTCGTTcgagcccagcctggtgccaaTCATGAGGAAG ATGCAGACTCTTATGAGAACATGGATAATCCCGATGGACCAGAACCGGCATGGGGAGGAGGGGCTCGAATAGGGTGGAGCACAAGGTGA
- the CD19 gene encoding B-lymphocyte antigen CD19 isoform X2 → MPPPLLFLLLFLAPVGVRPEDPRLVEAKGKLFRWNASDLNDPSCDLGKGPRPTSGHPTKSQLHVWGKDHFKEISHTDRACAPPNSTLNQSDNRDLTVAPGSTLLLSCGASRTSLVRGSVSWIHKHPMKPEVKLLSLYVSEYAQLREMWVMGTLGGKVVLLLPEATARDADIYRCNHGNKTTQMQLKVTAQSVWHWLLETGAWKVPVVTLIYLIFCLTSLVGFLYLRRALILRRKRKRMTDPTRRFFKVTPPPGNGANSQYGNMLSLSMPHSGTGRALRWAAGLGAAAPSYGNPRSDVQEARAAGSRSPPGTGPEEEEGEAYEEPDSEEGSEFYENDSNLGQDQLSQDGSGYENPEDGSLAPQDEDSFSNGADSYENEDEELAPTVTRTTDLLSPHGSAWDPSREATSLGSQSYEDMRGILYAAPQLRFVRAQPGANHEEDADSYENMDNPDGPEPAWGGGARIGWSTR, encoded by the exons ATGCcacctcctctcctcttcctcctcctcttccttgccCCTGTGGGAGTCAGACCCGAGGATCCACGCCTAGTGGAGGCTAAAG GGAAACTGTTCCGGTGGAATGCTTCAGACCTCAATGACCCGAGCTGTGACCTGGGGAAGGGCCCCAGGCCCACTTCTGGTCACCCCACAAAGTCCCAGCTGCATGTGTGGGGCAAGGACCACTTTAAGGAGATCTCACACACAGACCGGGCCTGTGCTCCACCTAACAGCACATTGAACCAGAGTGACAACCGTG ACCTCACTGTGGCCCCGGGCTCCACGCTCTTGCTATCCTGTGGGGCCTCCCGTACCTCCCTGGTCAGAGGCTCCGTCTCCTGGATCCACAAGCATCCCATGAAGCCTGAGGTCAAATTGCTGAGCCTATATGTGAGCGAATATGCCCAGCTCAGAGAGATGTGGGTCATGGGCACCCTTGGGGGAAAGGTGGTTCTGTTACTGCCTGAAGCTACAGCTCGAGATGCTGACATCTATCGTTGTAACCACGGCAACAAGACCACCCAGATGCAGCTGAAGGTCACTGCCCAGTCAG TATGGCATTGGCTGCTGGAGACTGGTGCCTGGAAAGTCCCTGTTGTGACTTTAATTTATCTGATCTTctgcctgacttccctggtgggttttCTTTATCTTCGAAGAG CCCTGATcctgaggaggaaaagaaagcgAATGACAGATCCCACTAGAAG GTTCTTCAAAGTGACGCCTCCCCCGGGAAACGGGGCCAACAGCCAGTACGGAAACATGCTTTCCCTCTCCATGCCCCACTCTGGCACGG GACGCGCCCTGCGGTGGGCTGCGGGCCTCGGAGCCGCCGCGCCGTCCTATGGAAACCCGCGCAGCGACGTCCAGGAGGCCAGAGCCGCGGGGTCCCGGAGCCCGCCAGGAACTG GCCCggaagaagaggaaggggaggcCTACGAGGAGCCGGACAGTGAAGAGGGCTCCGAGTTTTACGAGAACGACTCCAACCTTGGGCAGGACCAACTCTCCCAAG ATGGCAGCGGCTATGAGAACCCTGAGGACGGGAGTTTGGCTCCTCAGGATGAAGACTCCTTCTCTAACG GAGCTGATTCTTATGAGAATGAAGATGAAGAACTGGCCCCGACTGTCACCAGGACAACAG acttGCTGAGCCCCCATGGATCAGCCTGGGACCCCAGCAGGGAGGCAACCTCCCTCG GGTCCCAATCCTATGAGGATATGAGAGGGATCTTATATGCAGCTCCCCAGCTCCGCTTCGTTcgagcccagcctggtgccaaTCATGAGGAAG ATGCAGACTCTTATGAGAACATGGATAATCCCGATGGACCAGAACCGGCATGGGGAGGAGGGGCTCGAATAGGGTGGAGCACAAGGTGA
- the RABEP2 gene encoding rab GTPase-binding effector protein 2 isoform X1, whose translation MAAAAPAAAGEDGRRRLPGAALDIQPQEGAKVEAESGELERLRAELAGALAEMETMKAVAEVSESTKAEAVAAVQRQCQEEVASLQAILKDSISSYEAQITSLKQERQQQQQDCEEKERELGRLKQLLSRAHPLDSLEKQMEKAHEDSEKLREIVLPMEQEIEELKAKLLRAEELIQEIQRRPRHPPSLHGSTELLLSRDPSPPLEPLEELSEDGGPAAEAFAHNCDDSASISSFSLGGGPSGSASLPRSRQGLSPEQEETASLVSTGTLVPEGIYLPPPGYQLVPDNQWEQLQLEGRQLQKDLESVSRERDELQEGLRRSNEDCAKQMQVLLAQVQNSEQLLRTLQGTVSQAQERVQLQMAELANSHKCLSHEVKRLTEENQGLRAEQPPSSAPRVLEQDEGWEESLPSSLPELQQLVRRTKQEARARQQAQEHEAERLRIEIVTLREALDEETAARASLEGQLRVQREETGEREASLCSLRMEMERVQEEQSKAKRQEVLRPSQGSGRTEEAQLTDLLSEQRAKMLRLQAELETSEQVQRDFVRLSQALQVRLERIRQAGSLEQVRSIIDEAPLRDVRDIKDT comes from the exons ATGGCGGCAGCTGCGCCGGCGGCCGCGGGCGAGGATGGCCGGCGGCGGCTGCCAGGGGCCG CGCTGGACATCCAGCCCCAGGAGGGGGCAAAAGTTGAGGCTGAGTCTGGGGAGCTCGAGCGGCTTCGGGCTGAGCTAGCAGGCGCCCTGGCAGAAATGGAAACCATGAAGGCTGTGGCCGAGGTGAGCGAGAGCACGAAGGCCGAGGCTGTGGCGGCGGTGCAGCGGCAATGCCAAGAGGAGGTGGCCTCGCTGCAAGCCATCCTGAAAG ACTCCATCAGCAGCTATGAAGCCCAGATCACGTCTCTGAAGCaggagcggcagcagcagcagcaggactgtgAGGAGAAGGAGCGGGAGCTGGGGCGCCTGAAGCAGCTGCTGTCTCGGGCTCACCCCCTGGACTCCTTGGAGAAGCAGATGGAAAAG gcccATGAGGACTCGGAGAAGCTGCGGGAGATCGTGCTGCCCATGGAGCAGGAGATCGAGGAGCTGAAGGCGAAACTGCTGAGGGCGGAGGAGCTGATCCAAGAGATCCAG AGACGGCCCCGGCATCCCCCTTCCCTGCACGGCTCCACGGAGTTGCTCCTGTCCCGGGACCCATCTCCCCCTCTGGAGCCTCTTGAGGAGCTGAGTGAGGACGGGGGCCCAGCGGCTGAGGCCTTCGCCCACAACTGTGATGACAGCgcctccatctcttccttctcccttggcGGGGGGCCCAGCGGCAGCGCCTCCCTGCCCCGCAGCCGCCAGGGCTTGAGCCCCGAGCAGGAGGAGACAGCCTCTCTGGTGTCCACGGGCACCCTGGTCCCTGAAGGCATCTACCTACCCCCTCCTGGTTACCAGCTGGTCCCAGACAACCAGTGGGAGCAGCTGCAGTTGGAG GGGCGGCAGCTGCAGAAGGACCTGGAGAGCGTCAGCCGGGAGCGCGACGAGCTGCAGGAGGGCCTGAGACGGAGCAATGAGGACTGCGCCAAGCAG ATGCAAGTCCTCCTGGCTCAGGTCCAGAACTCAGAGCAGCTGCTGCGGACCCTGCAGGGAACCGTGAGCCAGGCACAGGAGCGTGTTCAGCTGCAGATG GCAGAGCTGGCCAACTCCCACAAGTGCCTGAGCCACGAGGTAAAGCGCCTGACGGAGGAGAACCAAGGGCTCCGCGCTGAGCAGCCACCATCCTCAGCCCCCCGGGTCCTGGAGCAGGATGAGGGCTGGGAGGAGTCGCTGCCCAGCTCGCTGCCG GAGCTGCAGCAGCTGGTGCGCCGCACGAAGCAGGAGGCGCGGGCCCGCCAGCAGGCCCAGGAGCATGAGGCTGAGAGGCTGCGGATCGAGATCGTGACTCTGCGGGAGGCGCTGGACGAGGAGACAGCGGCGAGGGCCAGCCTGGAGGGGCAGCTGAGGGTGCAGCGGGAGGAGACAGGTGAGAGAGAGG CCTCCCTGTGCAGCTTGAGGATGGAGATGGAGCGCGTCCAGGAGGAACAGAGCAAG GCCAAGCGGCAGGAGGTCCTCAGGCCGTCACAGGGCTCGGGCCGCACAGAAGAG GCCCAGCTCACAGACCTGCTCTCGGAGCAGCGGGCAAAGATGCTGCGGCTGCAGGCGGAGCTGGAGACCAGTGAGCAGGTGCAGCGGGATTTTGTACGACTGTCCCAGGCCCTGCAG GTGCGCCTGGAACGGATCCGCCAGGCAGGGAGCCTGGAGCAGGTGCGCAGCATCATAGACGAGGCGCCCCTTCGGGATGTCAGGGACATCAAGGACACCTGA
- the RABEP2 gene encoding rab GTPase-binding effector protein 2 isoform X2, protein MAAAAPAAAGEDGRRRLPGAALDIQPQEGAKVEAESGELERLRAELAGALAEMETMKAVAEVSESTKAEAVAAVQRQCQEEVASLQAILKDSISSYEAQITSLKQERQQQQQDCEEKERELGRLKQLLSRAHPLDSLEKQMEKAHEDSEKLREIVLPMEQEIEELKAKLLRAEELIQEIQRRPRHPPSLHGSTELLLSRDPSPPLEPLEELSEDGGPAAEAFAHNCDDSASISSFSLGGGPSGSASLPRSRQGLSPEQEETASLVSTGTLVPEGIYLPPPGYQLVPDNQWEQLQLEGRQLQKDLESVSRERDELQEGLRRSNEDCAKQMQVLLAQVQNSEQLLRTLQGTVSQAQERVQLQMAELANSHKCLSHEVKRLTEENQGLRAEQPPSSAPRVLEQDEGWEESLPSSLPELQQLVRRTKQEARARQQAQEHEAERLRIEIVTLREALDEETAARASLEGQLRVQREETEVLEASLCSLRMEMERVQEEQSKAKRQEVLRPSQGSGRTEEAQLTDLLSEQRAKMLRLQAELETSEQVQRDFVRLSQALQVRLERIRQAGSLEQVRSIIDEAPLRDVRDIKDT, encoded by the exons ATGGCGGCAGCTGCGCCGGCGGCCGCGGGCGAGGATGGCCGGCGGCGGCTGCCAGGGGCCG CGCTGGACATCCAGCCCCAGGAGGGGGCAAAAGTTGAGGCTGAGTCTGGGGAGCTCGAGCGGCTTCGGGCTGAGCTAGCAGGCGCCCTGGCAGAAATGGAAACCATGAAGGCTGTGGCCGAGGTGAGCGAGAGCACGAAGGCCGAGGCTGTGGCGGCGGTGCAGCGGCAATGCCAAGAGGAGGTGGCCTCGCTGCAAGCCATCCTGAAAG ACTCCATCAGCAGCTATGAAGCCCAGATCACGTCTCTGAAGCaggagcggcagcagcagcagcaggactgtgAGGAGAAGGAGCGGGAGCTGGGGCGCCTGAAGCAGCTGCTGTCTCGGGCTCACCCCCTGGACTCCTTGGAGAAGCAGATGGAAAAG gcccATGAGGACTCGGAGAAGCTGCGGGAGATCGTGCTGCCCATGGAGCAGGAGATCGAGGAGCTGAAGGCGAAACTGCTGAGGGCGGAGGAGCTGATCCAAGAGATCCAG AGACGGCCCCGGCATCCCCCTTCCCTGCACGGCTCCACGGAGTTGCTCCTGTCCCGGGACCCATCTCCCCCTCTGGAGCCTCTTGAGGAGCTGAGTGAGGACGGGGGCCCAGCGGCTGAGGCCTTCGCCCACAACTGTGATGACAGCgcctccatctcttccttctcccttggcGGGGGGCCCAGCGGCAGCGCCTCCCTGCCCCGCAGCCGCCAGGGCTTGAGCCCCGAGCAGGAGGAGACAGCCTCTCTGGTGTCCACGGGCACCCTGGTCCCTGAAGGCATCTACCTACCCCCTCCTGGTTACCAGCTGGTCCCAGACAACCAGTGGGAGCAGCTGCAGTTGGAG GGGCGGCAGCTGCAGAAGGACCTGGAGAGCGTCAGCCGGGAGCGCGACGAGCTGCAGGAGGGCCTGAGACGGAGCAATGAGGACTGCGCCAAGCAG ATGCAAGTCCTCCTGGCTCAGGTCCAGAACTCAGAGCAGCTGCTGCGGACCCTGCAGGGAACCGTGAGCCAGGCACAGGAGCGTGTTCAGCTGCAGATG GCAGAGCTGGCCAACTCCCACAAGTGCCTGAGCCACGAGGTAAAGCGCCTGACGGAGGAGAACCAAGGGCTCCGCGCTGAGCAGCCACCATCCTCAGCCCCCCGGGTCCTGGAGCAGGATGAGGGCTGGGAGGAGTCGCTGCCCAGCTCGCTGCCG GAGCTGCAGCAGCTGGTGCGCCGCACGAAGCAGGAGGCGCGGGCCCGCCAGCAGGCCCAGGAGCATGAGGCTGAGAGGCTGCGGATCGAGATCGTGACTCTGCGGGAGGCGCTGGACGAGGAGACAGCGGCGAGGGCCAGCCTGGAGGGGCAGCTGAGGGTGCAGCGGGAGGAGACAG AGGTGTTAGAGG CCTCCCTGTGCAGCTTGAGGATGGAGATGGAGCGCGTCCAGGAGGAACAGAGCAAG GCCAAGCGGCAGGAGGTCCTCAGGCCGTCACAGGGCTCGGGCCGCACAGAAGAG GCCCAGCTCACAGACCTGCTCTCGGAGCAGCGGGCAAAGATGCTGCGGCTGCAGGCGGAGCTGGAGACCAGTGAGCAGGTGCAGCGGGATTTTGTACGACTGTCCCAGGCCCTGCAG GTGCGCCTGGAACGGATCCGCCAGGCAGGGAGCCTGGAGCAGGTGCGCAGCATCATAGACGAGGCGCCCCTTCGGGATGTCAGGGACATCAAGGACACCTGA
- the RABEP2 gene encoding rab GTPase-binding effector protein 2 isoform X3: MAAAAPAAAGEDGRRRLPGAALDIQPQEGAKVEAESGELERLRAELAGALAEMETMKAVAEVSESTKAEAVAAVQRQCQEEVASLQAILKDSISSYEAQITSLKQERQQQQQDCEEKERELGRLKQLLSRAHPLDSLEKQMEKAHEDSEKLREIVLPMEQEIEELKAKLLRAEELIQEIQRRPRHPPSLHGSTELLLSRDPSPPLEPLEELSEDGGPAAEAFAHNCDDSASISSFSLGGGPSGSASLPRSRQGLSPEQEETASLVSTGTLVPEGIYLPPPGYQLVPDNQWEQLQLEGRQLQKDLESVSRERDELQEGLRRSNEDCAKQMQVLLAQVQNSEQLLRTLQGTVSQAQERVQLQMAELANSHKCLSHEVKRLTEENQGLRAEQPPSSAPRVLEQDEGWEESLPSSLPELQQLVRRTKQEARARQQAQEHEAERLRIEIVTLREALDEETAARASLEGQLRVQREETEVLEA; this comes from the exons ATGGCGGCAGCTGCGCCGGCGGCCGCGGGCGAGGATGGCCGGCGGCGGCTGCCAGGGGCCG CGCTGGACATCCAGCCCCAGGAGGGGGCAAAAGTTGAGGCTGAGTCTGGGGAGCTCGAGCGGCTTCGGGCTGAGCTAGCAGGCGCCCTGGCAGAAATGGAAACCATGAAGGCTGTGGCCGAGGTGAGCGAGAGCACGAAGGCCGAGGCTGTGGCGGCGGTGCAGCGGCAATGCCAAGAGGAGGTGGCCTCGCTGCAAGCCATCCTGAAAG ACTCCATCAGCAGCTATGAAGCCCAGATCACGTCTCTGAAGCaggagcggcagcagcagcagcaggactgtgAGGAGAAGGAGCGGGAGCTGGGGCGCCTGAAGCAGCTGCTGTCTCGGGCTCACCCCCTGGACTCCTTGGAGAAGCAGATGGAAAAG gcccATGAGGACTCGGAGAAGCTGCGGGAGATCGTGCTGCCCATGGAGCAGGAGATCGAGGAGCTGAAGGCGAAACTGCTGAGGGCGGAGGAGCTGATCCAAGAGATCCAG AGACGGCCCCGGCATCCCCCTTCCCTGCACGGCTCCACGGAGTTGCTCCTGTCCCGGGACCCATCTCCCCCTCTGGAGCCTCTTGAGGAGCTGAGTGAGGACGGGGGCCCAGCGGCTGAGGCCTTCGCCCACAACTGTGATGACAGCgcctccatctcttccttctcccttggcGGGGGGCCCAGCGGCAGCGCCTCCCTGCCCCGCAGCCGCCAGGGCTTGAGCCCCGAGCAGGAGGAGACAGCCTCTCTGGTGTCCACGGGCACCCTGGTCCCTGAAGGCATCTACCTACCCCCTCCTGGTTACCAGCTGGTCCCAGACAACCAGTGGGAGCAGCTGCAGTTGGAG GGGCGGCAGCTGCAGAAGGACCTGGAGAGCGTCAGCCGGGAGCGCGACGAGCTGCAGGAGGGCCTGAGACGGAGCAATGAGGACTGCGCCAAGCAG ATGCAAGTCCTCCTGGCTCAGGTCCAGAACTCAGAGCAGCTGCTGCGGACCCTGCAGGGAACCGTGAGCCAGGCACAGGAGCGTGTTCAGCTGCAGATG GCAGAGCTGGCCAACTCCCACAAGTGCCTGAGCCACGAGGTAAAGCGCCTGACGGAGGAGAACCAAGGGCTCCGCGCTGAGCAGCCACCATCCTCAGCCCCCCGGGTCCTGGAGCAGGATGAGGGCTGGGAGGAGTCGCTGCCCAGCTCGCTGCCG GAGCTGCAGCAGCTGGTGCGCCGCACGAAGCAGGAGGCGCGGGCCCGCCAGCAGGCCCAGGAGCATGAGGCTGAGAGGCTGCGGATCGAGATCGTGACTCTGCGGGAGGCGCTGGACGAGGAGACAGCGGCGAGGGCCAGCCTGGAGGGGCAGCTGAGGGTGCAGCGGGAGGAGACAG AGGTGTTAGAGG CTTGA